One part of the Salinivirga cyanobacteriivorans genome encodes these proteins:
- a CDS encoding 4'-phosphopantetheinyl transferase family protein: MPFDKQIWLDSDTAIQLWELRESPVDLLPWLEITSNEKHELEHLRNEKRQTEYLATRILLRKVFPEANIRYNNRAPFLHNEDTYISIAHSKKYVCLMHSKHPCGVDVETVESKALRIARRFLGESELKYISDEQPARDATLLWSAKESLYKLLKKDGIEFSKQLIIQGIAINGQRRIEASIITEKAYTNHELMYEFIDDQILTWVIDKKNECNAHR; this comes from the coding sequence ATGCCTTTCGATAAACAAATATGGCTTGATTCTGATACTGCAATTCAACTTTGGGAATTGAGAGAGTCTCCCGTTGATTTACTCCCCTGGCTGGAGATTACCTCAAATGAAAAACATGAATTGGAACATTTGCGCAATGAAAAGCGACAAACAGAATATTTAGCAACCAGAATATTATTACGCAAAGTCTTTCCGGAGGCCAATATTCGTTATAATAATAGGGCCCCTTTCCTTCACAATGAAGATACTTACATATCCATTGCACATTCAAAAAAATACGTATGCTTAATGCATAGCAAGCACCCTTGCGGGGTTGATGTCGAAACCGTTGAATCAAAAGCTTTGCGCATTGCAAGGCGGTTTCTTGGTGAATCTGAATTAAAGTATATTTCAGATGAGCAACCTGCCAGGGATGCGACTTTGCTATGGAGTGCAAAAGAGAGTTTATATAAGCTGCTGAAAAAGGATGGTATTGAGTTTTCGAAACAACTCATAATACAGGGTATAGCAATTAACGGGCAGCGAAGAATAGAGGCTTCCATTATAACAGAAAAAGCTTATACTAATCATGAATTGATGTATGAGTTTATTGATGATCAGATTCTGACCTGGGTTATTGACAAGAAAAATGAATGTAATGCACACAGGTAA
- a CDS encoding geranylgeranylglyceryl/heptaprenylglyceryl phosphate synthase, translating to MHTGNLTLDDRKLAILVDPDKVDEQRIYQLFSAPGIEEVNYILVGGSLLFNNLEHTLELIRKQTKLPLILFPGSAFQISSNADAIMLLNLISGRNPDFLIGHHVIAAPMLRKCNLPVLSTGYMLFDCGKPTSVQYMSNTSPLPDHKPDLAVATALAGEMIGMRQLYLEAGSGAEHPVPENIIEQVTDAVQIPVIVGGGVRTTQQARTIWKAGANMLVVGNGIEHNPDFIADLVKTRDELSLSS from the coding sequence ATGCACACAGGTAATTTAACGCTTGATGATAGAAAACTTGCCATACTCGTTGACCCCGATAAGGTTGATGAGCAGCGGATCTACCAATTATTCAGTGCACCCGGCATTGAGGAGGTGAATTATATTTTAGTGGGTGGTAGCTTATTGTTTAACAATCTTGAACATACGCTGGAGCTAATTCGTAAGCAAACTAAATTACCATTGATTCTTTTTCCGGGTAGTGCTTTTCAAATAAGCTCAAACGCTGATGCCATAATGCTTTTGAACCTGATTTCAGGGCGCAACCCCGATTTTTTAATAGGCCATCATGTGATTGCAGCACCAATGCTTAGGAAATGTAACCTCCCTGTTTTGTCAACAGGCTATATGTTATTCGATTGCGGCAAACCAACCTCTGTGCAATATATGAGTAATACATCTCCATTACCTGACCATAAACCCGATTTGGCTGTTGCTACTGCCCTGGCCGGTGAAATGATAGGTATGCGACAACTTTACCTGGAAGCAGGTAGTGGTGCAGAGCATCCCGTACCAGAAAATATTATCGAGCAGGTAACTGATGCAGTACAAATTCCTGTTATTGTTGGTGGAGGAGTACGTACAACTCAACAAGCACGTACAATATGGAAAGCCGGGGCAAATATGCTGGTCGTTGGTAATGGTATTGAGCACAACCCGGACTTTATAGCTGATCTGGTAAAAACAAGGGATGAACTCTCCTTATCTTCCTAG
- a CDS encoding alkaline phosphatase family protein, whose product MRQLFSFILLFIFSTQIVVSQNMPKVPGDKPRLVVVAVVDQMRFDYLYKFDNYFTNDGFKKLVNEGTVCKNAHHNYLLTQQLPGYVTIMSGAEPASHGLIADKWVSRVNNKLIEAGVDNKVKAIDAHGEDLYFSPGHLRTSFFSDELSLSNHGRSKVVSIALDGDVAALAGGHTADDAFWFDHGSGNWITSTFYRDSLPTWVKQFNAKKLADVYLDRKWMPLQPEKEVEDSGRFTLKGFMHDLVNLKKLTNNYRVLKRTPFGNKLTKDFAISAIVNDSLGKDNHTDVLVVGFNAPGYINQKNGPMSDEIADTYHRLDRDIAHFLSFLDAEIGNEHVLFLLTADRGTGYTPKYLKKNGIPAGEFDHKKMTAVLKAYLNVVYGKGEWIQNYSSKQIYLNHQLIEDAKEDLHEMQQRIARFLIQFSGIADAMPTSVLQKSSFMEGINYQMQNSYHMQRSGDVIINLEPGWIEQTDKKVLQNSGYNYDVHVPLIWYGWKMPRLTLYRDIKTSDIAVTLSEFLEIAPPNGSTGNVIEELLGR is encoded by the coding sequence ATGCGCCAATTGTTTTCTTTCATACTCCTTTTTATTTTTTCAACTCAAATAGTCGTTTCGCAAAACATGCCCAAAGTTCCGGGTGATAAACCCAGGCTTGTTGTGGTAGCAGTTGTAGACCAAATGCGATTCGATTACCTTTATAAATTTGATAACTATTTTACCAATGACGGGTTCAAAAAACTGGTCAATGAAGGAACAGTTTGCAAAAATGCACATCACAACTACCTGCTTACACAGCAACTTCCCGGTTATGTAACCATAATGTCGGGTGCCGAGCCAGCCAGTCATGGCCTTATTGCCGACAAATGGGTCTCAAGAGTAAATAATAAACTCATAGAAGCTGGTGTAGACAATAAGGTTAAAGCAATAGATGCGCACGGTGAAGATTTGTATTTCTCCCCCGGACATTTACGCACCTCTTTCTTTTCAGATGAATTAAGTCTGTCAAATCATGGGCGCTCCAAAGTAGTATCCATTGCCCTGGATGGTGATGTGGCGGCTTTGGCAGGTGGGCATACAGCAGACGACGCTTTTTGGTTCGACCATGGAAGCGGAAACTGGATAACATCCACATTTTACCGGGATAGCCTACCCACATGGGTTAAACAATTTAACGCTAAAAAACTGGCCGATGTATACCTGGATCGTAAGTGGATGCCATTGCAACCAGAAAAAGAAGTAGAAGATTCAGGCAGATTTACATTAAAAGGCTTTATGCATGATTTGGTAAACCTAAAAAAACTTACCAATAATTACCGTGTACTCAAGCGCACACCATTTGGTAATAAATTAACCAAAGATTTTGCTATATCAGCGATTGTAAATGATTCCCTCGGAAAAGACAATCATACAGATGTGCTCGTTGTAGGCTTCAATGCTCCCGGCTATATCAATCAGAAAAACGGCCCCATGTCAGATGAAATAGCCGATACTTATCATCGTCTCGACAGAGATATTGCGCATTTCTTATCATTTCTCGATGCAGAAATAGGTAACGAGCATGTACTATTTCTGCTTACTGCAGACAGAGGCACTGGCTATACACCAAAATACCTCAAAAAGAACGGTATTCCTGCAGGTGAGTTCGACCACAAAAAAATGACAGCTGTGCTAAAAGCATACCTGAACGTAGTTTATGGTAAAGGTGAGTGGATTCAAAACTACAGCAGTAAGCAAATCTACCTTAACCATCAGCTTATAGAAGATGCCAAAGAAGACCTGCACGAAATGCAGCAAAGAATTGCACGATTTTTAATACAGTTTTCCGGTATTGCAGATGCCATGCCGACATCTGTGTTACAAAAAAGCAGTTTTATGGAGGGTATTAACTACCAAATGCAAAACAGTTATCACATGCAACGGTCGGGTGATGTAATTATCAACCTTGAGCCCGGCTGGATAGAGCAAACAGATAAAAAAGTTTTACAAAACTCCGGATACAATTACGATGTGCATGTACCACTTATTTGGTATGGGTGGAAAATGCCACGATTGACACTATACCGCGACATTAAAACCAGTGATATAGCAGTAACACTTTCTGAATTTCTGGAAATTGCACCACCAAACGGAAGCACCGGAAATGTAATTGAAGAATTGCTAGGAAGATAA
- the ychF gene encoding redox-regulated ATPase YchF: MALQCGIVGLPNVGKSTLFNCLSNARAQSANYPFCTIEPNVGIINVPDERLIELEKIDKPERVVPATIEFVDIAGLVKGASKGEGLGNKFLANIRETDAIIHILRCFEDDNVTHVDGSIDPVRDKETIDIELQLKDLETIESRIEKVAKKAKAGADKTASKTLEILNRYKEVLESGQAGRVVTLDETEQELMKDLHLLTTKPVLYVCNVKDSELQTGNNHVEAVKEAVKDENAEVIMIAAATEADIAELESYEERQMFLEDMGLKEPGVNKLIKAAYRLLNLETFFTTGKDEARAWTFKKDTKAPQAAGVIHTDFEKGFIKAEVIKYDDYVSLRSEQACREAGKIAIEGKGYVVQDGDVIHFRFNV; the protein is encoded by the coding sequence ATGGCGCTTCAATGTGGAATTGTAGGATTACCTAATGTAGGAAAATCTACCCTTTTTAACTGTTTATCGAATGCACGGGCACAATCGGCCAATTACCCTTTCTGTACGATTGAACCTAATGTCGGTATAATTAATGTACCAGACGAACGCTTAATTGAACTGGAAAAGATTGATAAACCCGAACGTGTTGTTCCGGCAACTATTGAATTTGTAGATATAGCAGGTCTTGTAAAGGGCGCAAGCAAGGGCGAAGGCCTGGGTAATAAATTTCTGGCCAATATACGTGAAACCGATGCCATTATTCATATACTCCGCTGTTTCGAAGATGATAATGTAACTCACGTGGACGGATCAATTGATCCGGTGCGCGATAAGGAGACCATTGATATAGAGCTACAGTTAAAGGACCTGGAAACAATTGAATCGCGAATTGAGAAGGTGGCAAAAAAAGCCAAAGCAGGTGCAGACAAAACTGCTTCGAAAACGCTCGAAATACTCAATCGTTATAAAGAGGTACTGGAATCGGGTCAGGCAGGCCGTGTAGTAACGCTCGATGAAACAGAGCAAGAACTCATGAAAGACCTTCACTTGCTTACAACAAAACCTGTTTTGTATGTGTGCAATGTAAAAGACAGTGAATTACAAACAGGAAACAACCATGTAGAAGCAGTAAAAGAGGCCGTAAAAGACGAAAATGCAGAAGTAATTATGATTGCTGCTGCCACTGAAGCAGATATCGCAGAGCTAGAGAGTTACGAAGAGCGACAAATGTTTCTTGAAGACATGGGATTGAAAGAACCAGGAGTAAATAAACTAATAAAAGCAGCCTACCGTTTATTGAACCTGGAAACCTTCTTTACTACCGGTAAAGATGAAGCACGAGCCTGGACATTTAAAAAAGATACCAAAGCACCACAGGCTGCCGGCGTAATTCATACAGATTTTGAAAAAGGGTTCATAAAAGCAGAGGTTATCAAATACGATGACTACGTGAGCCTACGTTCTGAACAGGCATGCCGGGAAGCCGGAAAAATAGCCATTGAAGGTAAAGGATACGTAGTTCAGGATGGCGATGTCATACATTTTCGTTTCAACGTTTAA
- a CDS encoding DDE-type integrase/transposase/recombinase produces MKQEYHTNAVTNLHIRKQIKESSLKNFELANTFNTSVATISKWRNRRKLEDKSSRPCKIVYALNDLEQGLAISIRKTTWLPLDEVWESLLDVNPNITRVSVYRTFCRNDINKVPQKEREKAKKFKEYEPGFLHIDVTYLPKFDGQKGYLFVAIDRATRTLFFKVYDAKSSENAEDFMNHCLDFFPFEITHILTDNGLEFTNRLIKSKKGKLCEKPSKLDEVCKEKNIEHRLTKPNTPKTNGMVERVNGTIKNGTILKETYTNKEEMNNALIAFLVHYMLYKRHGGLRKELNVKTPLKNLK; encoded by the coding sequence ATGAAACAAGAGTATCACACGAACGCTGTAACAAATTTACACATTCGTAAGCAGATTAAGGAAAGTTCTTTGAAAAATTTTGAATTAGCCAATACATTCAATACTTCTGTTGCAACTATCAGCAAGTGGAGAAACAGGCGGAAACTAGAAGATAAAAGTTCCCGTCCTTGTAAAATAGTGTATGCTTTAAACGACTTGGAGCAGGGCTTGGCTATATCTATCAGAAAAACAACATGGCTGCCATTGGATGAGGTTTGGGAGTCTCTTTTGGATGTAAACCCAAACATTACCAGAGTCTCTGTTTACAGAACCTTTTGCAGAAATGATATAAACAAAGTCCCTCAAAAAGAGAGGGAAAAAGCAAAAAAGTTTAAAGAATATGAGCCTGGTTTTCTTCATATAGATGTAACCTATTTGCCAAAATTTGACGGCCAAAAAGGTTACTTGTTTGTTGCTATTGACAGGGCTACCAGAACTTTATTCTTTAAAGTATATGATGCTAAATCATCAGAAAATGCAGAAGATTTTATGAATCATTGTTTAGATTTTTTTCCTTTTGAAATAACTCATATCTTAACAGATAATGGACTTGAATTTACCAACAGGCTTATCAAGTCTAAAAAAGGCAAGCTTTGTGAAAAGCCGTCTAAACTTGATGAAGTCTGCAAAGAAAAAAATATTGAACATCGCCTGACTAAGCCAAATACCCCAAAAACAAATGGAATGGTTGAGAGGGTAAACGGAACTATTAAAAACGGAACCATTTTAAAAGAAACCTACACAAATAAAGAAGAAATGAATAATGCCCTAATAGCTTTTCTTGTGCATTACATGCTTTATAAAAGACATGGAGGTCTGAGAAAAGAACTTAATGTTAAAACACCACTTAAAAATCTAAAATGA
- a CDS encoding IS1380 family transposase: MQDTKRRLNSKAGIVKSSFTSSKLTLYSGLNVVAKYMNRQGLIKTISKEFPTQRFNATKFDVNQIMLSVVLASMSGINRMCKISTFTNDGLVRSILKLTKGINENAISIGLKNLGQSGARHLQSLLLSKNSGWLKEAGLESITLDADSTVKSVCGNQQGAAKGFNTTKKGAKSYHPLLVFVSEMKLLYHSWFRTGSAYTSNGICEFLKEVEGSLPKKIKKVFFRADSGFFSGALLDILESFNWDYLIKVKLKNLVKLLEKQSWVVIDKKNNIAICEFEYKAGSWEKARVLKAIRTVKEYVETDFFGISKTIPVYQYACYVSSYNELDAAELHQSYKQRSTSETWIEQVKGQAMAGATLTDDFWANDILWQLSILAYNISVMMRNKNSKFKRQEHRTFVEWFINVPAKMVRSGHVTEIKMYEHHFYKKDWEELDRLVSAA, translated from the coding sequence ATGCAAGATACAAAAAGAAGATTAAATAGCAAAGCAGGAATCGTTAAGTCTTCATTTACAAGCAGTAAGCTGACTCTCTATTCCGGCCTAAACGTTGTGGCAAAATACATGAACCGACAAGGTTTGATAAAGACTATTAGTAAAGAATTTCCGACACAAAGGTTTAATGCAACTAAGTTTGATGTCAATCAAATTATGCTTTCAGTAGTACTTGCTTCCATGAGCGGAATAAACAGGATGTGTAAAATCTCAACATTTACAAATGATGGATTGGTTCGTTCGATATTAAAACTTACCAAAGGAATAAACGAAAATGCAATCTCAATAGGATTGAAGAATCTTGGTCAATCAGGAGCACGTCACTTACAATCGTTGTTATTGTCAAAGAATTCCGGTTGGCTAAAAGAAGCGGGATTAGAATCCATCACCCTTGATGCTGATTCTACTGTAAAATCTGTATGTGGAAATCAACAAGGTGCAGCCAAGGGTTTTAATACGACAAAGAAAGGAGCAAAGAGCTATCATCCGTTATTGGTTTTTGTAAGCGAAATGAAATTACTTTATCACTCATGGTTCAGAACAGGCTCTGCCTATACATCCAACGGAATATGCGAGTTTCTAAAAGAAGTAGAAGGTAGCTTGCCGAAAAAAATCAAGAAGGTATTTTTCAGAGCAGATAGTGGTTTCTTCTCAGGAGCATTATTAGATATTCTAGAATCTTTCAACTGGGATTATCTGATTAAGGTAAAGCTAAAGAACCTTGTCAAACTTCTCGAAAAGCAGAGTTGGGTTGTTATTGATAAGAAAAACAACATCGCTATTTGTGAGTTTGAATATAAAGCTGGCTCATGGGAAAAGGCAAGAGTGCTAAAAGCCATACGTACTGTAAAAGAATATGTTGAAACTGACTTTTTTGGCATCAGCAAAACTATTCCTGTTTATCAATATGCCTGCTATGTGAGTTCTTATAACGAATTGGATGCGGCAGAACTTCACCAAAGTTATAAACAGCGGTCTACCAGTGAGACCTGGATAGAACAAGTAAAAGGGCAGGCAATGGCTGGGGCTACGCTAACGGATGACTTTTGGGCGAATGATATTCTGTGGCAGTTAAGCATATTGGCTTATAACATCTCTGTAATGATGCGAAACAAGAACAGCAAATTTAAGCGACAGGAACACCGGACATTTGTAGAATGGTTTATAAATGTTCCTGCTAAAATGGTACGAAGTGGACATGTGACAGAAATTAAAATGTATGAACATCATTTCTACAAGAAAGACTGGGAGGAGCTTGACAGGCTCGTTTCAGCAGCATGA
- a CDS encoding ion transporter, with product MQHKKHDDALRKTTYKVIFHTDTPAGKLFDVTLLIIILVSVLVVMLDSVKEIRDDYIDLLYAAEWTITIIFTLEYILRILVHPHPQRYIFSFYGIIDLLAALPTYVALFLAGTHYLAVIRALRLFRVFRILKLSKFTDAGSAIAIALKNSKSRISVFLYSIFIIVIVIGSLMYLIEGPDHGFTSIPRSIYWAIVTLTTVGYGDISPGTDLGQFIASLIMILGYSIIAVPTGIVSAEMARMNKTNRKRCKVCGCEDHESDALFCKNCGESLSSD from the coding sequence ATGCAGCATAAAAAGCACGACGATGCATTACGGAAAACAACATATAAGGTTATTTTTCATACCGATACACCTGCAGGAAAACTATTTGACGTAACCTTATTAATTATAATTCTTGTAAGTGTATTGGTTGTAATGCTCGATAGTGTAAAAGAAATAAGAGATGATTACATTGATCTTTTATATGCAGCTGAGTGGACAATAACAATAATTTTTACTTTAGAATACATTCTACGTATTTTAGTTCATCCGCATCCCCAGCGATATATTTTTAGTTTCTACGGAATCATTGATTTATTGGCAGCACTTCCAACCTATGTGGCACTCTTCCTGGCCGGAACGCATTATCTTGCAGTGATCAGAGCGCTTAGGCTTTTTAGGGTGTTTAGGATTTTAAAACTTTCGAAATTTACCGACGCAGGATCTGCCATTGCCATTGCACTTAAAAACAGTAAAAGCCGAATCAGCGTTTTTCTTTACAGCATTTTCATTATTGTAATTGTAATTGGTTCGCTAATGTACCTCATAGAGGGTCCTGATCATGGTTTTACTTCTATACCACGATCTATTTACTGGGCCATTGTTACACTTACTACAGTTGGTTATGGAGATATTTCACCGGGAACCGATCTGGGGCAATTCATTGCAAGTTTGATTATGATTTTGGGTTATTCCATTATTGCAGTACCAACAGGAATAGTGAGCGCTGAAATGGCGAGAATGAATAAAACGAATCGTAAAAGGTGTAAAGTATGCGGTTGTGAAGATCACGAATCCGATGCGCTTTTCTGCAAAAATTGTGGTGAGTCACTCAGCAGTGATTAA
- a CDS encoding enoyl-CoA hydratase/isomerase family protein codes for MYRTFDLEKRDGGTILWFNRPDTRNVISSEVIDELIDYFTQPAKDNQFVVLAGRGDCFVAGADLKEMADVSELRALEISRSLHRLLKYIGDYQAPVVAAVHGYAIGGGFELALAADMVFATYDAWFSLPELGFSLIPGGGGTQRLTQRLGRADAFYRIFSGEKLTAQQCLSRGIVQKLFDDDQFIDTVIRDLIKVLGTHGKAASVALKHAIRLAGQDEGYNIESKEFARLLTSRARPLIKEFFEANKKKDN; via the coding sequence GTGTATCGTACATTTGATCTGGAAAAGCGTGATGGCGGAACCATACTATGGTTCAACCGCCCTGATACTCGTAATGTTATATCCTCCGAAGTAATCGATGAACTCATAGACTATTTTACCCAGCCGGCCAAAGACAACCAGTTTGTGGTGTTGGCAGGCAGGGGCGATTGCTTTGTTGCCGGAGCAGATTTAAAGGAAATGGCTGATGTGTCTGAATTACGTGCACTGGAAATAAGCCGGTCATTACATCGATTGTTGAAATACATCGGTGATTATCAGGCTCCGGTAGTTGCAGCAGTGCATGGATATGCCATTGGTGGTGGGTTTGAGCTGGCATTAGCTGCTGATATGGTTTTTGCCACATATGATGCATGGTTTAGTTTACCGGAGTTGGGTTTTTCTTTGATTCCCGGAGGTGGAGGTACTCAACGACTCACTCAACGGTTGGGGCGAGCAGATGCTTTTTACCGTATATTTTCCGGTGAAAAATTAACTGCGCAGCAATGCCTCAGCAGAGGAATTGTTCAAAAGCTGTTTGATGATGATCAATTCATCGATACAGTTATTAGAGATTTGATTAAGGTGCTCGGCACTCATGGTAAGGCAGCATCAGTGGCACTAAAACATGCCATTAGGTTGGCAGGCCAGGATGAGGGTTACAATATTGAATCCAAAGAGTTTGCCCGATTGCTCACCTCCCGCGCCCGGCCATTGATAAAAGAATTTTTTGAAGCTAACAAAAAGAAAGACAATTAA
- a CDS encoding SDR family NAD(P)-dependent oxidoreductase has product MTDNYVFTGIGYAHGKYKVTNDEIERAIKAGWIGDFNPDRILQLPEYKEFVKQNGETSPLEYFAWQKMGFHNRYHVVPFPPVEEAFKRAETTLELGVRAVDDALKKSGVHPEHVDLWLAGTATPFEQAPGIGATIKAHFTHWDNACPAATVNSACVGFNINIERALDYFKMHPEAQNIVIVHTEVMSGLLMHEPSFVPYVTFADAAAAVVLTRTQGEEKEGITFVRNGEDLHMIDFLGANRQGDLYMGPTRVKERATKNIINISQQLLKDNQWNVDSMDMLIPHQTGHAIVQSAASALKVPEKKLYQEVQLEYGNLSGASVPFALGLLTDEKRLKPGMKLVTSVCGLGGEFGGFSYIVPRPRKKPQKYRPLIGKLALVTGATGGLGEQVTKQLASEGCNLILQYNSNLNKAEELSKWLDKQDVDYRIVRCNFADQKEVETFATQIKNEYETINYLVHTSAITGSLSRATDVTAEEMAKGLQVNMLSIRTITDTLASNVTDTVLVVGSVAEDALFSGSSTYVASKRALHSYTAGMARPFHKKGVKTIYYMLGLLNSGMVDKLNPKQQLAAMMSINQPRLLPAGEVADRVVRSLYRPKVANVQHSWEGDLIVRRDGYYWTKK; this is encoded by the coding sequence ATGACAGATAATTATGTTTTTACTGGAATTGGTTACGCTCATGGTAAATACAAAGTAACCAACGATGAAATTGAACGCGCTATAAAGGCCGGATGGATTGGTGATTTCAATCCCGATCGTATTCTTCAGTTACCCGAATATAAAGAGTTTGTAAAGCAAAATGGTGAAACTTCTCCATTGGAATATTTTGCCTGGCAAAAAATGGGTTTTCATAACCGCTATCATGTTGTGCCTTTTCCACCTGTGGAAGAAGCCTTCAAAAGAGCTGAGACAACCCTTGAACTTGGGGTTCGTGCCGTCGATGATGCCCTGAAAAAAAGTGGTGTTCACCCGGAACATGTCGATTTGTGGCTGGCCGGTACTGCCACCCCATTTGAGCAGGCACCGGGTATTGGTGCTACCATAAAGGCACATTTTACACATTGGGATAATGCCTGCCCGGCTGCCACTGTTAATTCTGCCTGTGTGGGCTTTAATATTAACATAGAGCGAGCACTTGATTATTTTAAAATGCACCCTGAAGCCCAAAATATTGTAATTGTGCATACAGAAGTCATGTCGGGCCTTTTAATGCATGAACCTTCATTTGTACCTTATGTAACATTTGCCGATGCTGCTGCAGCAGTAGTACTTACCCGGACGCAGGGGGAGGAGAAGGAAGGTATTACATTCGTCAGAAACGGCGAAGACTTGCACATGATCGATTTCCTTGGTGCTAACAGACAGGGCGATTTATATATGGGCCCTACGAGGGTTAAGGAGAGAGCTACAAAAAACATCATTAATATATCGCAGCAGTTGCTTAAAGATAATCAATGGAATGTTGATAGTATGGATATGCTTATACCCCATCAGACTGGTCATGCCATTGTGCAATCGGCTGCTTCAGCTTTGAAAGTACCAGAGAAGAAACTTTACCAGGAAGTTCAGTTAGAATATGGAAACCTGAGCGGCGCCAGTGTGCCATTTGCGCTCGGTCTCCTCACAGATGAAAAAAGACTAAAGCCAGGAATGAAACTGGTTACTTCTGTTTGTGGATTAGGGGGCGAGTTTGGTGGTTTTTCCTATATTGTGCCCAGACCCAGGAAGAAACCTCAAAAGTATCGACCTTTAATTGGTAAATTAGCGCTGGTAACAGGTGCTACCGGTGGGCTGGGAGAGCAGGTTACTAAACAGCTTGCCAGCGAAGGCTGCAACCTAATATTGCAATACAACAGCAACCTTAATAAAGCTGAGGAGTTAAGTAAATGGCTTGATAAGCAGGATGTTGATTACCGAATAGTGAGGTGTAATTTCGCCGATCAAAAAGAAGTAGAGACTTTCGCAACACAAATTAAAAATGAATATGAAACCATAAATTATCTGGTACATACTTCTGCTATCACCGGAAGTTTGAGTCGGGCTACGGACGTAACAGCAGAAGAAATGGCCAAAGGCCTGCAGGTAAATATGCTCAGTATTCGCACCATTACAGACACCCTTGCTTCAAATGTGACAGATACCGTGCTCGTTGTGGGGTCTGTAGCCGAGGATGCACTTTTTAGTGGGTCATCGACCTATGTGGCATCAAAAAGAGCACTGCATAGTTATACGGCAGGCATGGCAAGGCCTTTTCATAAAAAGGGTGTAAAAACAATTTATTATATGCTTGGCTTGTTGAACAGTGGTATGGTCGATAAATTGAACCCAAAACAGCAGCTGGCCGCAATGATGAGCATTAACCAGCCCAGATTACTACCTGCCGGCGAGGTTGCCGATAGGGTAGTGCGATCGCTCTACAGACCTAAAGTTGCCAATGTGCAACATTCCTGGGAAGGCGACCTGATTGTACGACGTGATGGGTATTACTGGACAAAAAAATAA